TCCAACATAATTACAGCCAAGATGAAGTACATCACTAAATCATTTAGCATAAAATACATTATTATGGCACAAGATAGGCTATGAAGTCCAGTGGAACTGATCATATTCTTGAGTATTTATTAACATTTGTAATTTGTGTACAGTACAGTAGTACTAATGATATTCCAACACTTATCATGACACCTAATCAAGTTATTACATTCTCTTCCCTTATAGCTTGCGGGTCCAGTTCACTTATGTCGCTGGTACTTCCTGGAACTGGGCTTTAACTTCTTTGATAAACGTGTATCACCTGTATTAGTCAAAGAGTTTAACCCAGCCCATGAAAGGGACTGCTCCATCAAAATTAAACAGGTATACTAAACAAGTTTACAAGTACTGTTCTGTATTGTGATAATATGTTTTGTACAAAGTAGTAATGTTTGCCAAGTTCTGATTACTCAAAATAGATAACTGAATTCTGCATAaactttttttacacacacatttCCAGCAAATTTAAGGTCCATTTGCATTACAAATTTAAAATTAGAGGGTGAGGTTTATTATCTTAAATTTTTATCATAACAGTATAATCCATTTTTTTTAACTCTGTCCTTTCACTAGGTTCGAAAAGTTCAAGAGGGACAATGGTTGTGTCAAGGTCATAATTTTCACTCTACAAGATTCCACATGTCCAAACCAGCTGTTCTCAGAGTTATCACTAGTGAGTATCATATATTTCTAGAAAAAGTAACCATCTTCAATAGATGGTCCATTAAACACTAATGGGCACTAATCAGATTAGCTTAACACATGACATTTAAacaagggtagaaatagcctaagctactctctcCATTTGGGATGTATTTTATTATTTCAATAAACTATCTTGaacatgaatgacattcaagtccAACTAGAGAATAATCTTACATGCTGTAACTATTATAGTCAATGTtaaagtaacaaacaatattgtaTAGTAGCTTCTCGACAGTCTGGATTGTAACACTACTGTATGCAAACTCAGATGGTCCAAAATTAATTTACCATCTGAACAAAACTTTGCCAACAGTAAAAGGGTGTTAAATGACCAAGTACATTTCATATGAATGAACTGAATGTAACAGTGTGTAGGGATCCCAGCAGATCATACGTCTTCAATGTTTACTATTCTCATCCCTTTTGTAGTGAATATTTACAAGTAAAGAAGTTTTAGAAAATGTCATGTTTGGTGCAGTGAAGGACTGCAATCATTTTTCTGGAGAGGGcaatatatttttatttgtacAATTTGGTATATATTGATGTGATTTGTAACAATGTGATTTAGTCTCTATTGCCTCAACCTGCACCCCCAACCCAAATTATGTTGTACTGTATATTATTATATTCAAAATGCAttgtttatatattatttgtatgtgTATAAATGCACAAGAATGTAATATGTATTTTACACTAAGAAAACTTAAAAACACTTGattataaatacagtacagtacataaaaTACATAAATCTAGATTGTCTGAAAACCTTGATACTGTACTGTAGTTCAGACAGGTCCAGTCCCACAGAGGCTGGACAATTGAGTTCCCACTAAACTTTGATATAATATTGTACTGTATTTAGAGAATGCTAAAACTGTAATTACCGGTATATTTTTACCTTAGATAGCAATTTTAGCTTTATTTTACTATCTTGAATGTCCATTGCTACACTAGCCATGTAACAAAGCCAGCACGCATTGACTTCAAGGACACCCCTTGTCCCTAACAGGATCTAGATGCAAAATAACTTATAAACTGttttaaagtactgtatataGAATACAAATATAAGTAAATTACAATTAACCAACAGAATCTGAAAGTGTCACATGGGAACCCCCCTCAGACCACACCCAGTTAACTTCTCGTGAGGGTCGCAGAGAGAACAATCCTGAAGAGGGATCAGAGGTAAGCTAGGGTGAATTTAAGCCACTGTTAAATATGCAATCTTGGTCGTGTTTGAAGTAAATCTTACAGCATCCtctttcaatttattattttacaGATGCAATTGAATTTATGTTTATTAATGTATTCAGTATTCTCTCATCCTAATACTGCACTTCATTTTCAGTATGACCAACATGGTGGGAAAAGTTTGAAAACCCACATATTATTTGATTCCACTCATGAAGACTACATCCAGGATGTTCCTATTGGAGAATCTGCCACTCTCAAGTGCCAAATAAATAAGCCCATCTCTTCATGTTCTTGGATCATGCCCCATGGAGATATGTTTAATATGTCACAAGGTAGCTATTGAATAAATTTAATTGTCATACTAATGCTGCGTCACTTGCTTTATAACATTATTTTACATGTAACAAACAACTACACTACTTCAATCAAACTGTAGACTGATAAATTGATTGTTGATACAAGTGGTGTTTATTATTTTCAGATGCAGAAGACACTAACAAACCCTCCAAGTATACACGAGACTATAGACTGGAGGGTGACTTGAGTGAAGGAAATTGTACTTTGCGTCTCCGTGAGGTACGGCAGCAGGACGAGGGAAACTGGCGTTGTGTGGTACATGTGGGAGAGGAAGCGAGTGTGTTTCAAGGGCCTCTTCTGCACCTGCATATTATTGACCCTGACAATGCCTCCCTTCATGACCATGGTAAGTGTTCTACTGATCATTTTAATGTACATGTATTAAATTAAGGTAAAACTTCTAAAAACCATTTTCTTGATAATTATACAGTATATGTACTGtgtatatacagtactatacatatgtatgtaacAAACAAATACAGTATTATATATTTCCGTCTCATGAaacctaataatatatatatatatatattatatatatatatatatatatatatatatatatatatatatatatatatatatatatatattttatatctatctatctatctatctcagcAAATCTTTGTGGTTAGTTTGAATATATAGAATCAACACAATACTGTAATGTACATGTTAATAagatttcttttcttttcttttcttttcagaGGGTACACCTTTGGTAGATCCTCAAGGCAACTCATCGAACTTCCTGGTGATTGGTCTTGTATTAATAACAGCCATTCTCCTTGTCCTTGTCATCATGCTTTTCACTTGTCTGTACCGTCGAATGAGTGCAAATTCTGATGAAACTCGGAAGATACTTCAGATATCTCCTTATAACAGTATGGATCTTCCTCGCAAAACACTGCCAACCACAGACTTCACAGCTACTTCAGTTATGGCTGTAGAACCCATTAAGAAACGTCCACAGCAGTATATAGACTTGGATCATTATAATCAGTACTTGGATATGACTGGAACTGGGTCAAATGCTGATGGATACATTATGATGCCAGGCTCTAGCATTAGATCTTCAACATCATCCAGAACAACACTGTCAACAGTGTCTACTCTTCCTATTGGCCGTTCTCGGTCTGCCAGTAACAGTACATCAGTGAGTGATGGTACACCACATTGGAGCACAGCAATAGACAATCCTTCCTATAATCCTGATGTTGATTTTGATAAAAGCTTTCCTTTAAATCGCCCAACCTCTGTATACAGTACAGATCATGTCTACGAGGAAATAAAGGAAAAGAAAGATAATTCTGGAAAAATGGAAAAAATAGTTGAAGCCACAACACCTGAAACTCCAACTTACACAAATATTATAGAGGATTCTGAGGGCTATATGATCCCCAAACAGAGTCCTTCCAGTGAGAATCAACCTGTGGCACAGTTTCCCGACACCCAAAAATCCATTTCTAAGCTTCCATTACCGGCACCACCACAGGCCATTAACACTAGTATTATTCCCATTCAATCACAAGCATCTACTGGAAATCAGACTCCTCCATATTCTCGCTTGGGTCAAAGTGGTCTGGTGCCTGGAAGTCCAACATGTCCACCTTCGAGTAATCTTGGCCCCGGATACTCAAGAATTGGCTCTTTGCCTGACCTCATGGAAAGATACGATACTCCACGTCCCATCCCAAGTGACCCCATGGAACGATATGACGTGCCACGCCATGTTCCAACTGAGGTTACTTTTCCATCTAACATTCCCATATCAACAGAGGTCAGTGTAAAGGGACTTGATGGTACAGTTGTTTGAACCAGTTATGAAGGCTGGATGTAATTAAAAGAACAGTAATATGACACTATTCTTCTATACTGTTTATGTGAGAGTTCATGATGCACATTTACAGTTATTTACCTCTTATCCGTACCAGTTAGGACCAACCATTCTTGAATAGTTGGTAAGTTCTTATAAATTGCCTCTGCCCCACCCACTGTCTTGATGAAAAATAAATACTGAATTCATCAAATCAGATGCATTAGAAAACTCGTGTTCGAATAAAAGATGAATAACTGTAGATATTTTAGCAATAATAAATATGAATGCAGACATGAGCAGTACAGTATTATTATGAAAATAATACACACACAAGAATATGGTACAGTATGTATTTTAATAATGGcaataataaaatgcaagaagtaaacaaataataaattaACAAGACAATGTTGATGTTTTTATATGATGCCACATGTTATCACTTTCCCATTCTGATGATGGTAAAATGTGTCGTGCATACTTTAGACAGTAAACGATTCGACAATGCTAAAATGCATCATCCAAGTGCTATTCATATACATTTGTACAGTATATTCATCACCATTGTGCATTATCTATTATAAAAACGCTTTTGATTTTGCATTTGTTCACTAGAGAATTCATTTGCAAATATTTTGACACCAAATTTACAGCTATAACCCAACAACTTAGAAAATGTAAAATGATTGTGACTGCCAGTATTTTAAACGCTGCTAAGTGCAATCTGCTGAACCTGCTATGTTTATGGCCAGGAATACACGGAGAGGAGCATAATCTATTATAAATACACTTTTGCTTTTGCATATATTCTCTAGAGAATTCATTTGTGAACATTCTGACACTAAATTTATAGTTATAACCCAACAAATAACTTAAAAATTGTAAAAAGATTATATCAAATTTTTGCATCGTTGAGCAGCCTGCAAGTTGGCTGGGGGAGCCCAAAACGTTTACAGTCAAGAATGCACAGAGGTGCCAGATCACCAACGTGTTAGAAAACATTACAGGGAATGCCAACCTTGACATACAATATATCATGCAAttttgccactttcagtacagtACAAGTACCTTAATCCTTTGGTACATTTACTGCACTAGATCTCGTTTAACTGAGGACAACAAAATAAAAGCTGTAAGATCCAGGGAATACATACGTTACCTCAGAGCTATTAGTTCATGTTACTGCCTTGTCTAGTTGATAGTGTTGCCTTCTTAAAGAAGCTATAGCAATGTcttcttgtaaaaaaaaaaaagtcaggtTTGCAGTGCAGTACCTCTTATTCTTATACAAATAACACTGTTCCAGCAATATATAAGAGTATGCGTGTAAAAATaatttgtatgtatgtacgtagtcTTCCTCTCATCCTCTCCCATGAGCATTAACTGCTGCCTCAACACATTGACTCCATTCTTAAGTCTTTATTCCTTTCAATgtaaatatttataataaatatatctATTTCAAATTATAACTTCTAATTATTTCCACCTTAAAAATTTGAAGTCAGTTTCACTATAAAATAAGGTAATTTAGTGTGAGGATATATATTTCTGTAATGACTGCAACTCCATGCAACAGTACCAATGATTATGGTGGTCACCCTACAAGCTATCAATTGGCATAAAACAAATGTGAGACCAACCACAAAGATTTGCTGTACCTCAAGCAGAGAATGGGATGTAACACCACACCAATCTCCAGACAAGTATACAGGTATCTGTATCTCATGTCACTAAGTCATCAGCCTCACTTCATTGCATAAATGCTGCTCCAGAGAAATGACTCGAGTCATTTCTCACTCTCAAATTCTTACACCAAAAATTTACCTTTTGTGTGGTAGTGAGCAATCGGGATCTCGAAACTCGGCGTTGGTATCAACAGTTACCTTCGTATTGACAATGGTAGAATAAGTTGCATGGGCAGTACTGTACTTAGGAAAATGCTGACAAAGACACTGGTATTAATAATAGGCTTATTCAATAAACACAGGGAGCTGGACATTACTCTAACCATGAGTGTCACCACAAAAATATGCAACCATACACAACACAAATTGTTTCCCACTGTGCTAGTACGAGGGGATACTCAGTCTCTGCCCTCCAGCATGGGTCAATTGTTAACTACCAGGTaattgaacactggtgaacacactGACAATTACTGTATAATGACACTTTCAATATCAAGGGACACTGAATGAAGTTCTGCACTGAACACTCAGGCAGTACACAACAATACCATAAAATGTACATTGTCACAATCAGTGAAATAAACACGTATCACTGAGACAAGAATAAATCCATGAATTAAACACGTCACCAAGGcaataaatgtgtggtgtatgtgaggtACCTCCTATACCAAGAACAAGTGTCCCACATAGGTAAACATCTGACACTTGGGAATCACCTCGATTGTTCAACCCCCTCACCTATTGCAGGTGGAAAGGAGGTATGCTTAATCAGCTGGCTAATCACCGAGATCATCACAAGGAAACTAGGGATATAATCGAGATTTGGTCTTACAGTTTGCTGACCTTGAGACTCACTCACTATAGTCATGTCCATACAACTTGATGATGACCATAGAGCTGCACTGGCACAGGCTCAGCATAGCTAGGCACGTGGGATATGCAAATGGAAGTCTCTTCTTACATCAATTTCAGCATGACAGCATGTGGTTGAACATGCAAGATTCACACAGAATAGGAGCTGGATCTTCTTGCTACAAATCCACATGTGTTATCTTAACAAGATTACTCGTGAAATAGAGCAGGTGGCAGCTGTAAGGAACATGTGTGGCATGTGTAAGAGACACAGGTGGTAGGGAATTCCCATGGTGGAACAATGCACTTGGCAGCTTGGGGCGCGAGGCTGAAAATGGACCATGGCAGCTCGTTTGACACGCTCACACAAGGGCACTTTTTACATAACAAAGCACAGTTGGGCATCAAGTCCAGATTCACTCCAAATCTTCCAGGAATCAAGTGGCAACAATCTGTATATCACATACTGTATATCACTTTGATAACCTCAACTCTTTACTCTGTACATAGTTGGAACAGATTATACCCAATCACACTGGATTTCAGTCTGTTACTGTACTTCTGATTAGCGGTCATGTGgttatatccctattttgagtttCTCACCATTATGACTTGATTTTAAGTAAATTACGCAGTAGCAATTCTGAAGACAATCAATAGTTAACGTGAATGCAAGTACAATAAGTTTAACAATCTTAGGAGTTTCTATGAGGTGATCAACACAAATTTGGTCATTATTAACGAGATGCACATCCATTTAAAATGAACTCTTAATGGAGAAGTTTTGTATGAATGGACAAATGTTTCAAATCAACTGAGAGGATGGGAAGAGAGATAAGCTGCTAGCACTCAATAGGAAGAGGAAATCcacaggagctgtgatgaggattcaaacctatgtgctgggtatCCTCAGATGCACGCTCTAGACGACtatgccacgacatggtaaaagaattgcaacctggggttcTCCTGAATCCACGAGGATTCCtggggcttctactgaagccgaaCCAAAATTTCACACAATTCCCGCATCCACTCTGGCTCCGTCATCCAGTAATTCTACCTCTGACACCCCTctttcaatacacacagaaatcacagtaacgGGGTCTTgtcaatgaaaaaatccacaggagccgtgatcaCAGGTTTATTTTTAGTGTTGGCCCCACTGACCTTAATTATTATACAGAATACTCTATGATTTGTTATGTTCCAAACAAAATGTTATGAGAAAAAGAGCCCAGTTGCTTTCCTAAACTACACCTTGTTTTTCCATTCTCACCTCATTTGCATACATTTGTTATTTTCCATGAACGTTCTCCCTTTGTTAGCTTATTTCTCCTTTTGTATTAAGTGTTTTACCCCCTCACACATTTTGTTAAATTTTTGTCTACTTAGTTTTTTGTTTTGGCCGaatcgctttgtgtaatagtagcTTCATAGATTGTATAACTCCTATCCCTACAATTGTacattactcttatgttctttgtacacacattcttttgaataaaaattgaattgaattgagtCAGCATTAAAATTTCCCCCGACAATGGAAAATCATTAATTTGAGAAGCTGGATTTTTCATGTATTCAGCTTGGTGGTATCTGTTCTGATGGCACTATGAAAATACTTGCATCACGTTTGGGTTTTATCATAAAGAGTGAAGAAGAAGAATTCAAATGTTTTAGGTGCACAACATAATAAAACGTGAAGCATTAGCTTCAAAAGATGCTCACCCAAAACTTATTTGGTGCTGAAAAATATCACCAAgatgtaaaaaataaaaaatcatgtCAAAATGTCACCTATGTAAAAATTAGAGCCCAGAATATTCAACTGTTCAAAATCACTATACCAGGACGCGGATTCTGTCTATCAACTTTTGTTGTTCCACACACGACTCAGTTGGTTGCCTAAGGTCAATATGCCTGCATACATTTTAGAATTATTTATCAAGAACTGGGAAATGTGTTGGGAGCTCAGGGAAAACATGATGAACAGTGTTTATGCATCAATGAgagctttgtgttctcgtttgccttCCTCACAAATATCTTTCAATCACTGAATAAAGTAAATATGAAGCTTAAAAGGTTGGGAAAATCCATCATCACCCACACCAATTCAATTGAGCTTTCATTGTGATGTTGAACTAAATTTGAAAGAATTCTAAAAAATCTGCATTTCTTCGTAGACAGGTTTAACCGATACTTTTCTGGAATCGAGGTAAATAGCACCGTTATGGCACTCGAAGAATTTATTTTAGATGCCATGAAGATCAACAGCATAACGAGAATATGCAGGAAGTATTCTTGGACCTCATCACTGATAGCACCTATATGGACAGGTCTGCAGAGGACAAACTATGCATATTTGACACAGACAAGTACCATAGTGTTATTTTTTTGTTTGCAAGGTTAGTCATCCCACTCTAGGAACTCTCATTACCTTCTCTACATAGCCCATCTATATAGGCATATTTGCTATATGCTTCCCTGCAATATTATTTGATGAAGACAATACCACTCAAGTTAGGCACTGAACCTGATCTTTGATATGCCTTAAGGGTCACTTGGTCAAACTTACCAATGCTAATACTGTAGTAAAGAAACAGTATGCACAACAGGTCACACTGATTATCATTGTTTTTCAGAAATGTTGAAGTGAGACTGATCAAATTATTTATGATATACAGTACAGCACTATTACTAGTATTTATTTTGTATTGTATTTTCCCACCAACATACCACGAATTTGTTTAGTCTGAAGACAGAATTTAGCTACAAGCACTTTGCAATCTATACCTACACTAAATGAGCACTTTAGTTTTAGTAGTTGTTCCTTCACCTTTTAAACACATTAGAAATGGTCCACAGATAAAGCAGTCAAGTAAGAGCAGTGTACACACGTTTGCAATTATCATGGACAGGGAGCCTGATAGGTTTATTGACGTCCCCCTAGACCAACCGGCCTTAAccacaacagttaccttaacttccaggtacctatttactgctaagttaaCAGATGCATCAAGTGTAAGGAAATGTCCCCAAAAGTTTTGCATTGCTCAAGAATCAAATTCTGGTCCAAACGGTTGCAAGCCAACTGTGCTTACCTCTGTTCTAGATCATTGACTATCTCCCTTGAACATACTGGGTTGGGAGGGAAGAAGGGGGAAAACAAATACATTTCCAGACCAAATAGTATGCTGCCCATTTATAAAAAGCATAACTTGATACTTACCCTTGCCAGAAGCGAGAGGATCAACACCAATGGAAGCACACATCTCCTGGAACTGTTTCCTAAACTGAGGATTTTTCTTGATCTCGGTTTTATGCTTGGCAGCAAATTCTTCTAATTTTTCACGAAATTTCTCCATTTGAAGAGTcatctgaaaaaaatataaagtTTTGTGTGAGAGGCATCACACATAATCACAAATGCTACAATGATATTCTCCAGAATTAATTTTTCTTCAGCAACAAGATTCACAGAACAAAAATGAGTTTATATGTATACACCTTTATTTTTCATAATTTCTCTTAAAATTAGTACAGCATATTGTTCCACCAGCACATAAGCTATAATAATGTATATGGCCTCTAGTTTTAAGTATCACTGGTAACCTGAAATCTGTTATGCCAGCTTGGCAAACTTGCTGCAATACAGTATAGTACTTGTACTTCTAAAATTTAACCAAAGCTGTCAGTGACTACGTATAACATAATAAATTCTAATAGCTTTAAGCCTTTTACAAATTACTGAGTGTAATTTGGGGCTTTCTTTAACATCATTTTCACTATGATattatgtatacagtatacaccAATTAGATAACAAAATATGCTTCTTattgttaacactttcgcccgggcatgacgcagcattgcgtcatccgtttactgtcggtaatgccggggatgacgcagcattgcgtcatccactttaaataatcgccaaaaatcaggtttttatccgattttttggggacttgttttaaaatgtgcgccgatgtcttcccattttctttgttgagcctcgtggccctcaggcggcttggcacacgccgtgggcccattgttttcgctccactgttgtgaccaatgtcgcctcccttcccatctcaaacgtgtgaacatttcggccattttccgtggctatatttcttactgcggctttagaaactatctacgcttattctacgatggatagtgatcatgaacaaggcccttccaggaagaaaattgtgaaagaaaggcttgaaaagggcgggaattgggagtgtagctggaaggcgtctgagcgctcactcgcggctaacgcgtggcccgtcttcaactcgtcggcggttggagcgtgaccaggtttttttattttatatgctaatgttcctctagagaattctattgcaaacccaatgagaccaaaatgaaagacctaggacgaaaattgaggtgaccagagtgaaaatagtgaaaacattttatcgcgtttgtgcgctcctgggtaactcgttcgcactttctctgtttgctgcgggtaattagccgggcttttggagtttatatgcatttagtactgtagagaattctattgcgaacacaatgataccaaatttaatctcgtaggacaagaattaaggtgacaaagttgaagaaagtatacacttttcagaatttacgcgcgctcccatgacaccctgggacccaaatcgtacagttgaggggtggcgcggggggtacgccaaagtgttaataaAGGTGACCAATATAAGAAATGATGATAGTGAAAAAGAACACAAATCATCAATATAAAAAAGTAATAACTAGACATGTTTCAATTGCAGCCAATTGAGAAAGCCCTGGTCCATATACCAGGCACACCACACACAATACAAATTTTATATGTCAATTCTTAAAAATGTTTCTCTAACTTTGTACTTAATGCATATAAAAGTATGTACATAGAAGGATAGAATGAATGTGTGCTGTGCTTTGGATGAGGTGCACATGTGGGGTGCCCTGGTGGGGGCTCGGGTATGAAGGACAGAAAGGACAACAAGAGAAAATGAGAGCAGAGAGAAAATTGTATTTGGGATAGATGAAGAAAAGTGAAAAAATTGCGATAGATGAAGACCTCGTAACCAAAGAAAGGTCCGACTAGAAAAGAATCTATAGATATGAGAAGGGAAAGCATCGCTCCCTAATCACCTCTCACATGACGACAAAGGTTAGAAGGGAGCCTAGAAGAAACAAAATGGTTGAACAAGCTTTGGAGCGAGGAAGAAAAATGGAGCATCGAGTGTAATGTAGTGCACATTTCTGTATGCCTCGTCAGTATCTACTGGCAATCAAGCCTAGAGCATTTGTATATTTCCAAAAATTGTATGGAGGAAGGTATCATCCACAACAAACTATTAAAAACAAACATCTACATTATAATACAAATAAAAAACTTGCAATATTTTTGCAATTTAGACAAATGTAGAGCCATTTAATTtcagaaaaaaaattataaaaactaAATACATTGCATAACAATACACAAATACTGTAGTCTTGAATATGATGAAACATCAATCTCTGTAGGGAACTCCAAGTGTCTTCTCTGAGCTAAAGGCACCAAGTTAAAAGGACCAATAGTAACAATCAGGCCTCCTACAATTTTCATTGGCCTGCAGAGAACACAATCCAAATCTGGTTCTCTCTACAGCTGTGAGAGAAGAGTTGGGATAAAAGGTCAACCTACCACCAAAGAATATCACATA
This genomic stretch from Procambarus clarkii isolate CNS0578487 chromosome 22, FALCON_Pclarkii_2.0, whole genome shotgun sequence harbors:
- the LOC123759991 gene encoding uncharacterized protein: MTRPACVLSFTLSVCMAVWRLPGVTSQLQPSPSPDSDFLIQPSNITVPEGERAVFKCLLAGPVHLCRWYFLELGFNFFDKRVSPVLVKEFNPAHERDCSIKIKQVRKVQEGQWLCQGHNFHSTRFHMSKPAVLRVITKSESVTWEPPSDHTQLTSREGRRENNPEEGSEYDQHGGKSLKTHILFDSTHEDYIQDVPIGESATLKCQINKPISSCSWIMPHGDMFNMSQDAEDTNKPSKYTRDYRLEGDLSEGNCTLRLREVRQQDEGNWRCVVHVGEEASVFQGPLLHLHIIDPDNASLHDHEGTPLVDPQGNSSNFLVIGLVLITAILLVLVIMLFTCLYRRMSANSDETRKILQISPYNSMDLPRKTLPTTDFTATSVMAVEPIKKRPQQYIDLDHYNQYLDMTGTGSNADGYIMMPGSSIRSSTSSRTTLSTVSTLPIGRSRSASNSTSVSDGTPHWSTAIDNPSYNPDVDFDKSFPLNRPTSVYSTDHVYEEIKEKKDNSGKMEKIVEATTPETPTYTNIIEDSEGYMIPKQSPSSENQPVAQFPDTQKSISKLPLPAPPQAINTSIIPIQSQASTGNQTPPYSRLGQSGLVPGSPTCPPSSNLGPGYSRIGSLPDLMERYDTPRPIPSDPMERYDVPRHVPTEVTFPSNIPISTEVSVKGLDGTVV